A region of the Myxococcus stipitatus DSM 14675 genome:
ACGACGGTGGACGACTGCCGCCAGGTGGTGGGCAGCGTGTCGCGCCACCTGGAGGCCGCGGGCGTCAGCGTGGACCTGGTGTACCGGCTGGAGCGCATCCGCCGGAGCCTGGAGCGCATGGAGGCCATCGCCCGCGTGCTGGGCGCGCCCCGGGGCGAGCCGCGCTGGCGCGAGGCGCTGGGCCTCCTGTCGGACCTGCTGCGGCGCGCGCACGAGGACCGCTCCGTCGGGGACCTGGTGCGGCGCAACGCGCGGATGCTGGCGCGAAAAATCATCGAGCGCGCGGGCCACTCGGGTGAGCACTACATCACCACCACGCGCGCCGAGTTCCACGAGATGGTGCACTCGGCGGCGGGCGGCGGGCTGGTGACGGCCGTCGCGGTGGCCGGCAAGTTCCTGCTCGCCACGCTCGCGCTGGCCCCGTTCTTCGCGTGGCTGGCGGTGGGCCTCAACTACGCGGTGGCCTTCATCCTCATCCAGGCCCTGGGCTTCACGCTGGCCACCAAGCAGCCCTCCGTCACCGCCGCCACGCTGGCTGGCGCGGTGAGCGATGGCGCCCGGGGCGAGCGGCTGTCCAGCCTCATCGACATCATCCCCCGCATCACCCGCTCCCAACTGGCGGCCTTCGCCGGCAACCTGGGCTGCGTGCTGCCCGCGGCGGTGGCCCTGGCCCTGGCGTGGCAGGCGGCGGTGGGCGCCCCTTTCCTCTCCCCCGCGAAGGCCCAGGCCACGGTGGCGTCCCTGCACCCCTGGAAGAGCGGCTCGCTGCTGTTCGCCGCGCTGACCGGCGTGCTGCTGTGGTTGTCCAGCGTGGCCGGTGGGTGGCTGGAGAACTTCGTGGTGTACCGGCGGCTGCCGGAGGCCCTGGCCCACCACCGCGTGCTGCGGCGGGTGCTGGGCGTCTCCGGCGCGCGCAGGCTCGCGGACGGGCTGCTGCATGCCGCGTCGGGCCTGGGCACCAACGTGACGCTGGGCTTCCTGTTGGCGCTGATGACGGTGCTGGGGCGCTTCATCGGGCTGCCCCTGGACATCCGACACGTGACCTTCGCGCTGGGGCAACTGGCCCTCGCCGGCGGCGCGCTGGGCCCCCAGGGGGTGCTCCAGCCGGACTTCCTCGCCGCGCTGGGAGGGGTGGCCGCCATCGGGACGCTCAACTTCGCGGTGTCCTTCTCTCTGGCCCTGGGGGTGGCGGTGCGGGCCCGGGACATCCCCTTCGCGGAGGCCCTGCCCTTCCTGCGGGCCGTGGCCCTGCGCTTCCGGGCGGACCCCCGCTCGTTCTTCCTGCCCCCCAAGCCTCCGGCCGAGGTGCCCGCCCCCGTCCCCGTGGACGTCCGTCCATGACACTCCAGTGACAACGGAAGCCAGGGGGGCGGCCAGGCCGATGAGCCGAGCTTCCGGGGGAGCACGTTTGCCGGTAGGGTCGCGCGCGAATGAGCGGCGCACCTCGAAACCCGAACTCCCATTCTCGCTTCGCCTATGCCTTCGCGAGGCTCCTGGTCCGTAAGCCCGGCACCGTCCTGGCCATCCTGCTGACGCTCTTGGCGGTGTCCACCTGGGCCACGCTGAAGCTGCGCATCAACTCGAACCAGCTCGACCTCATCTCCCAGGACCTGCAGGAGGTGAAGGACGTCAAGCAGGTCATCGACATGGTGGGCGGCAGCGGCTTCCTGATGCTGGCGCTGCGCTCGTCGGATGAAGCGGCGATGAAGCGCACGGCGGACGACATCGCCGGGATGCTCCAGGCGGACAAGGAGAACGTCCGCACCGTCAGCTACAAGCTGCCCGTCGAGTTCATCCAGCAGAACATGGTCCTCTTCGTGAAGACGGAGGACCTGGTGGAAGGCAAGCGCCGCATCATGGCCTTCCTCGAGGACAAGCTGCGCCGCAGCAACCCCTTCTACATCGACATGGGCGCCACCAAGCCCGTGGAGCTCAACCTCCAGGACCTGGTCGACAAGTACTCCTCCGTCGGCAAGAAGAGCATCCGGGACGACTACAACATCTCCGCCGACAAGAAGATGGTGCTCATCCTCATCAAGCCGATGTGGGACACCACCGAGATCGGCAAGACGAAGACGTACCTGGACAAGCTCAACGCGGACCTCGCCGCGTACTCCACGCAGCCCGGCAAGGTGAAGCTGGTGGAGGACTACCAGCTCATGGGCGACGCGCAGACGGTCGCCTACGGCTACACCGGCTCGTACAAGACGACGGTGGATGACTCGTTCGCCATCGAGGAGTCGCTGCACCCCGTCACCATCATCGCGCTGGTGACCATCTTCCTCATCACCATCCTGTTCTTCCGGAAGCTGGCGCCGACGTTCATCGTCGTGTCCGGCACGGTGATTGGCACCATCTACACGCTGGGCTTCACCTACGCGACGGTGGGCGAGCTCAACATGATCACGTCCATCCTGGGCGGCATCCTGATGGGCTTCGGCATCGACTACGGCATCCACTTCACCTTCCGCACGCGGCTGGAGCTGGGCGCGGGCAAGCCGTACGACGAGGCCATCATCGACGCGTTCGTCAACGCGGGCCGTCCCGCCGCGGTGGCGGCGGTGGTGACGGGTGGCTCGTTCTTCGTGCTGATGGTCAGCGAGTTCCGCGGCTTCAGCCAGTTCGGCTTCCTGGCCGGCGCCGGCACGCTCATCCTGGGCATCACCCTGTTCGTGTGGAGCGCGGCGCTGCTGGCGCTGTTCGGCCGCATCAACCCGGAGTGGCCCAAGAAGCTCATCGGCGTGATGAAGCCGCCCCCGGTCAACTCCAGCAGCGGCAAGGAATTGCGCATCCCCCGCCCCGGCCTGGTGCTGGGCGTGAGCACCGCCGCCGTCGCCCTCATCTGCGCGGCGGCCGTCCCCTGGGCGGGCACGGGCGAGCCTCCCGAGGGCAAGCTCAGCTTCTTCCAGCGCGTCACGCACGGCGTGGGCTTCAACTACAACACCCGCGCGCTCATCCCGGACGGCATGACGTCCGTGCTGCTCCAGGACGAGATCAACGTCCGCTTCAACATCTCCAGCGACCCGATGGCCATCTACACCAAGGACCTGGACGAGGCCGAGGGTGTGTACCGGGAGCTGACGCAGAACGCGCACAAGTACCCGTCCATCGACCAGGTGGTGAGCGTCTTCACCTTCGTCCCGCCGGAGGCCACCGCCAAGGCCAACGAGAAGGTCCTCCAGGAGTGGAAGCAGGACATGGCGAACCTGGAGGCCCGGGGCTTCTCCATCGCCGCGCTGCCGCCGGAGATGCAGGACAAGGCCGCCTTCTTCATGAAGGTGCTGGATGCCAAGCCCTTCGACGTGCACGGCGTGCCGGAGAACTACAAGAGCCAGTTCAAGAACCTGCCCACCGCCCATCCGGACAACCACGGCTGGCTGACGTTCATCTACTCGAGCGTGGACCTGTTCGACGGCCAGAAGATGATGCAGTTCGCCGACGAGACGCGCGGCATCCCCGTCACGTACTACCCGGGCCGCTTCGACAAGAACGAGTTCGACCCGAAGGTGGCCGAGGCGACGAAGGAGTTCCGCGCCGCGGGCGCCACGCAGCTCTACGCGAAGCTGGCGCGCATCGTGCTCTGGGACGGCAAGGTCACCGTGGTGCTCACGGCCCTGTGGATCCTCGCCATGCACTTCCTGGACTTCCGCAACGTGAAGCTGGCGCTGGCGTCGGTGATTCCGCTGGGCGTGGGCGTGGCGATGATGTTGGGCATCATGTCCATGACGGGCCTGCGCCTGAACTTCATGAACATCATCATCCTGCCCATCCTGCTGGGCTTCGGGGTGAGCCACGGCCTGTACCTCTTGCACCGCTTCCTGGAAGGCACCTCGCCACTCGTCGCGCTGCGCAGCGTGGGCGCCGCGGTGGCGTCCTCCACGCTGACGGCGGTGGCGGGCTTCGCCGCGCTGCTGGCCGCGGCCCACAACGGCCTGCGCTCCATGGGCATGGTGGCCTGCATCGGCCTCATCACCACGCTGATTGTGTCCTTCACGGTGCTGGCCGCGGTGATGCAGCTCATGCATGACCGCCGGCAGCGCGAGTCGTCGGGTGGCCCCGGGGCCACCGGGGACAGCACCGGCGAGCAGGGCTCCAACAAGGCGGCCTGAGCAGGCCCGCCGGAATCACACACAACACCGCAGGCAACGAGGCCCCTTCTCACGAGGACGAGAAGGGGCTGGGAGAGGGACCTCCATGACGATGATGCGATGGGCGCCGGTGCTCGGGCTGGGGCTGCTCGCGGGCTGCTCCGCGGTGAAGTCGAGCCGCATCCGCGACGACTACGCCCAGGTGGACCGCAAGGAGACGAAGCGGCTGGTGGTGGTGGCGCAGCCCCTGCCGGACGAGAAGCCCGCGGTGGGGGAGCTGTGGAGCCTCATCGCGCGCCAGTGGGTGAACCAGAACCGCGACTTCATCGTGAAGGACAACGTCTCGCTGCCGGGCCGCCCCACGGACGCCACCTTCAAGGAGCTGTGCGTGGAGGGCGTGGAGGGCGTGCTCTGGCTGGACCCGCGCATCTCGCTCAAGGGCGACGGCGCGGAGGCCGAGGTGAAGGCGCAGCTCCTGCGGTGCCGCGACAGCCAGGAGGTCTGGGCGGCGGAGGCCGCGGGGAGCTGGAGCTCCACCGACGAGGACTACGCGGCGCGGGTGAACAAGTTCAGCCAGGAGCTGGGCGAGGAGGTGGCGCCGTATGTCGTGCCCACCACGAAGCTGCTGGCGGCCACGCTCGAGACGTTGCCCAATCCCGAACTGACCGAAGCGGACAAGGACGAGAAAATCGAGCTGGGTGAGTAGGCTCGTCCCTCGTGGACGAGAGAGTCATCGCCCTGCGGCTGGGTCTCGCGGCGCTCCTGGGCGCCGTGCTGGGCTTGGAGCGTGAGCTGCGGGGCCACGCCGCCGGGCTGCGCACCCACATCATCGTGTCCCTGGGCGCGTGCCTCTTCACGCTGTCCAGCGTCTTCATCGAGTGGACGCTGGGCAGCGGTGCCCCGGAGGGCTCTCGCGCGGACGTCAGCCGCATCGCCAGCCAGGTGGTGGTGGGCATCGGCTTCCTGGGTGCGGGCGCCATCATCCGCGACCAGGGGAGCATCCGCGGCCTGACGACGGCGGCGAACCTGTGGCTCACCGCGTCCGTGGGGCTGAGCATCGGCATGGGCTTCTACGTGGCCGCGCTCACCACCGTGCTCATCGCCCTGCTCGCGCTCGCGGGCCTGCGCCCCGTGGAGCGGCTCATCCGCCAGCGCCGCATCCGCAGGGGCTTGAAGGTGGAGGGAGCCCCTCCCGACGGCCCGGACTGAAGGCCGCCGCTAGCCGTCCCAGTCCCCCGACGACGCCCCCAGCGCGCCCGTCAGGTCGTGCCGCAGCGGTGCGGGCCTGGGGAGGGCGCCGCGCGCCGCCAGCACGTCCGGCCGGACGCCGGGCAGGCTGGCCAGGTCCTCGCGCAGGTACACGTCGTCGCCGTCGATGTCCGTCACCTCGGAGAAGGACACCCGGTAGTCGCGCGGGAAGAACTGTCCCTTCTCGAGGAGGAAGCCCGCGGCGTCGACGGAGAGGATGCTGCCCAGGTTCTCTCCGTCCCTGTCGCGCGTCGTCATGCCCTTCTGGATGTCCGCTGGATTGAACACGCCCACCTCCCAAGTCCCTGGCCCGGGGGACTGACCTGAAAGGTGGACATGGTCCGCGTGCCGGCAGGGCCCCGCTGGCGGGCCGCCTGGCGAGCAGGGACTTGCTCCTCCCTGCTTCCGACCGGGGCCCGGGGACCTACGAGGAGACGACGCCGAAGCGGCGCTCCATCTCCGTGCGCATGAAGCGCTCTATCTCCTCCGCGGTGGTGAGCTCCATGGCCTCGCGCAGCAGCTCCTTCGCCTCCGCGCGGCCCACGCGCCGGATGAAGCCCTTCACCGCCGGAATCTGCCCGGACGTCATGGACAGCTCGTCGAAGCCCATGGCCAGCAGCACCAGCGTGTAGAGCGGGTCGCCCGCCATCTCCCCGCACATGGACACGGGGATGTTGGCGGCCTTGGCGGCGTCGACGATGGTCTCCAGCATGCGCAGCACGGACAGGTGCAGCGGGCGGTAGAGGTAGGCCACCTCGCGGTTCTGTCTGTCGATGGCCAGCGAGTACTGGATGAGGTCGTTGGTCCCCACCGAGAAGAAGTCCGCCTCCTGCGCCAGCCGGTCCGCAATCATGGCCGCGCTCGGCGTCTCCACCATGATGCCCACCGGGAAGCGCTTGCCCACGGGCACCCCCGCGCGGCCCAGCTCCGTGCGGCACGCCTCCAGCTCGGCGCGCGCCTCGCGCAGCTCGCTCACCCCGCAGATGAGGGGGAACATCAGCCGCAGGTTGCCGTGCACGCTGGCGCGCAGGAGCGCGCGCAGCTGGGTGCGGAACAGCTCCCGGTTGGACAGGCAGTAGCGGATGGCCCTCAGGCCCATCGCCGGGTTGGGCTCCTTCTCGTGCTTCGTCTTGCCCGGCACCTTGTCGCCGCCCAAATCCAGCGTGCGGATGGTGACGGGACGCCCGCCCATGGCCTCCAGCACCTGGCGGTAGGCGCGGTAGTGCTCCTCCTCCGTGGGTGCCGTCTTCCGGTCCAGGAACATGAACTCGGTGCGGTACAGGCCAATGCCCTCCGCGCCGTGCGCGAGCAGGGACGGAATCTCCTCCAGGAACTCCATGTTCCCGTTGAGCCGGATGCGGAAGTCGTCCGTGCTCACCGCCGCCAGGTCCTTGGTCGCGAGCGCCAGCTGCTCCGCGTCCCGGTGCCGGCGCTGCTCCTCACGGAAGCTCTGGAGCTGCTCCTCCGTGGGGTTCACCAGGACCAGGCCCCGCGTGCCGTCCATGGCGACGAGGTCGCCCGGGGAGATCTGCTCGCTGGCCCGGCCCGCGCCCACGACGGCGGGCGTCTCCCGCGCGCGCGCGACGATGGCCGTGTGGCTGGTGTGGCCGCCCAGGTCCGTCACGAAGCCCGCCACCCGGCCGCTGCGCGCCATCATGGCGGCGTCAGCCGGGGGCAGGTCATGTGCGACGACGATGGCCTCCGCGGGGACCTCCACCTCTTCGTCGACCACCTGCCCCATCAGGTTGCGGATGATGCGGTCGGCGACGTAGTCCACGTCCGAGCGACGCTCGCGGAAGTACTCGTCCGGGATGTTGTCGAACAGGTGCTTTATCTTGCGGGCCACGCGGCGCACGGCCCACTCCGCGTTGATGCGGTCCTCGACGATGAGCTGGTTGACGGCGTCCACCAGCATCGGGTCCTGGAGCATCAGCCGGTGCGCTTCCAGGATGAGGGCGTGGTCGCTGCCCTCGGTGCGCGTGATCTGGTCCTTGAGCTCGATGAGCTGGCGGTCGGACAGGTCCACCGCCGTCTTCATGCGCATGCGCTCGGGCTCGACCTCCGCCTCCGCCAGCCGCAGCTTGGGGGTGCGGATGCGCTTCCGGTCGAGGATGAACGCGTGGCCGACCGCCACGCCGGGTGAGGCGCCGATGCCCATCAACCGCAGTGTGGGGGTGGCCTGGCTGCTCACGTGTCTTTCTTCCCTCCCAGTCCTACCGCAGGTGGCTTCCCAGCGTCACTTCGACTCGCCAAAACGGTCCCCGATAAGCTTCGCCAGCTCCTCCAGGCACGCCTGCGCGTCGTCTCCCTTACAGGTCAACTTCACCTGCACTCCCTTCGCCGCCGCCAGCATCAGCACGCCCATGATGGACTTGGCGTTGGCCCGCTGACCTTGCGCCTCGATGAGCACGTCGCTCTTGAAGCGGTTGGCCACCTTGACCATCTGCGCCGCGGCCCGGGCATGCAGCCCCAGCTCGTTGATGATCTCGTAT
Encoded here:
- a CDS encoding HPr family phosphocarrier protein; the protein is MATVAEGTYEIINELGLHARAAAQMVKVANRFKSDVLIEAQGQRANAKSIMGVLMLAAAKGVQVKLTCKGDDAQACLEELAKLIGDRFGESK
- a CDS encoding site-specific recombinase produces the protein MNAPPSSPPSSSRNHHGPSEREVDAFCVQYAPRAPGHPAVRDVYRLLRDVPEEGLEPRLAWVERWVAWLREDIPAHALVDASEPEGPIADTRLALMVRVLEGEPAMRAAVTHLVAAVCEGSRGLKLFAQVGLPAGQGFLAEAGDRLARKVLPAAPEPGKLSELLLRVFPVPEDAVWLALLSPALVAKLAFLVGEPKPPDPMPGTRVRADMMDALMLLAVQTSALGTLEDMRDRSPETSFRASPFLRLRRVCDAVLARDAAPDTLRELTTTVDDCRQVVGSVSRHLEAAGVSVDLVYRLERIRRSLERMEAIARVLGAPRGEPRWREALGLLSDLLRRAHEDRSVGDLVRRNARMLARKIIERAGHSGEHYITTTRAEFHEMVHSAAGGGLVTAVAVAGKFLLATLALAPFFAWLAVGLNYAVAFILIQALGFTLATKQPSVTAATLAGAVSDGARGERLSSLIDIIPRITRSQLAAFAGNLGCVLPAAVALALAWQAAVGAPFLSPAKAQATVASLHPWKSGSLLFAALTGVLLWLSSVAGGWLENFVVYRRLPEALAHHRVLRRVLGVSGARRLADGLLHAASGLGTNVTLGFLLALMTVLGRFIGLPLDIRHVTFALGQLALAGGALGPQGVLQPDFLAALGGVAAIGTLNFAVSFSLALGVAVRARDIPFAEALPFLRAVALRFRADPRSFFLPPKPPAEVPAPVPVDVRP
- a CDS encoding efflux RND transporter permease subunit, producing the protein MSGAPRNPNSHSRFAYAFARLLVRKPGTVLAILLTLLAVSTWATLKLRINSNQLDLISQDLQEVKDVKQVIDMVGGSGFLMLALRSSDEAAMKRTADDIAGMLQADKENVRTVSYKLPVEFIQQNMVLFVKTEDLVEGKRRIMAFLEDKLRRSNPFYIDMGATKPVELNLQDLVDKYSSVGKKSIRDDYNISADKKMVLILIKPMWDTTEIGKTKTYLDKLNADLAAYSTQPGKVKLVEDYQLMGDAQTVAYGYTGSYKTTVDDSFAIEESLHPVTIIALVTIFLITILFFRKLAPTFIVVSGTVIGTIYTLGFTYATVGELNMITSILGGILMGFGIDYGIHFTFRTRLELGAGKPYDEAIIDAFVNAGRPAAVAAVVTGGSFFVLMVSEFRGFSQFGFLAGAGTLILGITLFVWSAALLALFGRINPEWPKKLIGVMKPPPVNSSSGKELRIPRPGLVLGVSTAAVALICAAAVPWAGTGEPPEGKLSFFQRVTHGVGFNYNTRALIPDGMTSVLLQDEINVRFNISSDPMAIYTKDLDEAEGVYRELTQNAHKYPSIDQVVSVFTFVPPEATAKANEKVLQEWKQDMANLEARGFSIAALPPEMQDKAAFFMKVLDAKPFDVHGVPENYKSQFKNLPTAHPDNHGWLTFIYSSVDLFDGQKMMQFADETRGIPVTYYPGRFDKNEFDPKVAEATKEFRAAGATQLYAKLARIVLWDGKVTVVLTALWILAMHFLDFRNVKLALASVIPLGVGVAMMLGIMSMTGLRLNFMNIIILPILLGFGVSHGLYLLHRFLEGTSPLVALRSVGAAVASSTLTAVAGFAALLAAAHNGLRSMGMVACIGLITTLIVSFTVLAAVMQLMHDRRQRESSGGPGATGDSTGEQGSNKAA
- a CDS encoding MXAN_6521/LA_1396 family lipoprotein, whose product is MTMMRWAPVLGLGLLAGCSAVKSSRIRDDYAQVDRKETKRLVVVAQPLPDEKPAVGELWSLIARQWVNQNRDFIVKDNVSLPGRPTDATFKELCVEGVEGVLWLDPRISLKGDGAEAEVKAQLLRCRDSQEVWAAEAAGSWSSTDEDYAARVNKFSQELGEEVAPYVVPTTKLLAATLETLPNPELTEADKDEKIELGE
- the ptsP gene encoding phosphoenolpyruvate--protein phosphotransferase, translating into MSSQATPTLRLMGIGASPGVAVGHAFILDRKRIRTPKLRLAEAEVEPERMRMKTAVDLSDRQLIELKDQITRTEGSDHALILEAHRLMLQDPMLVDAVNQLIVEDRINAEWAVRRVARKIKHLFDNIPDEYFRERRSDVDYVADRIIRNLMGQVVDEEVEVPAEAIVVAHDLPPADAAMMARSGRVAGFVTDLGGHTSHTAIVARARETPAVVGAGRASEQISPGDLVAMDGTRGLVLVNPTEEQLQSFREEQRRHRDAEQLALATKDLAAVSTDDFRIRLNGNMEFLEEIPSLLAHGAEGIGLYRTEFMFLDRKTAPTEEEHYRAYRQVLEAMGGRPVTIRTLDLGGDKVPGKTKHEKEPNPAMGLRAIRYCLSNRELFRTQLRALLRASVHGNLRLMFPLICGVSELREARAELEACRTELGRAGVPVGKRFPVGIMVETPSAAMIADRLAQEADFFSVGTNDLIQYSLAIDRQNREVAYLYRPLHLSVLRMLETIVDAAKAANIPVSMCGEMAGDPLYTLVLLAMGFDELSMTSGQIPAVKGFIRRVGRAEAKELLREAMELTTAEEIERFMRTEMERRFGVVSS
- a CDS encoding MgtC/SapB family protein produces the protein MDERVIALRLGLAALLGAVLGLERELRGHAAGLRTHIIVSLGACLFTLSSVFIEWTLGSGAPEGSRADVSRIASQVVVGIGFLGAGAIIRDQGSIRGLTTAANLWLTASVGLSIGMGFYVAALTTVLIALLALAGLRPVERLIRQRRIRRGLKVEGAPPDGPD